One Salinimonas marina DNA segment encodes these proteins:
- a CDS encoding Lrp/AsnC family transcriptional regulator, with protein MKLDKFDREILRVLQCDATVSMADLSQKVGLSHTPCWRRVKRMEAEGIILGKVTLLNSKKLNLGVSVFIFVTLKNHDGDSLTDFEQAVQSVDEIVECHTTSGEKDYLLKVVVESIEEYETLLKAKLTHLPLVDHLSSTFALKQVKNTTELPIKQQ; from the coding sequence ATGAAATTAGATAAATTTGACCGCGAAATTTTGCGGGTCTTGCAGTGCGATGCCACCGTATCTATGGCTGACCTTAGTCAGAAAGTAGGTCTCTCGCACACCCCCTGCTGGCGCCGTGTAAAGCGAATGGAAGCCGAGGGCATAATCCTGGGCAAAGTGACTTTACTCAATAGTAAAAAGCTGAATCTCGGTGTTTCTGTATTTATTTTTGTAACCTTAAAGAATCATGATGGGGACTCACTGACTGACTTTGAACAGGCCGTGCAGTCAGTGGATGAAATCGTGGAATGTCATACCACCAGTGGTGAGAAGGATTACCTGCTCAAAGTGGTGGTAGAAAGTATTGAAGAATACGAAACCTTGCTAAAAGCCAAGCTGACCCATTTGCCGTTGGTAGACCACTTAAGCTCCACCTTTGCGTTAAAACAGGTTAAAAACACCACTGAGCTTCCGATCAAACAACAATAA
- the maiA gene encoding maleylacetoacetate isomerase produces the protein MALKLYGYWRSTASYRVRIALNLKQLEYEYVPIHLVNQGGEQHQQHYLQLNPAALVPTLADDDEDIILNQSLSIIEYLDERYDQGTRLLPCHTLEKARVRALAQDIACDIQPLGNLRVMQALETQFGVAKPEQLKWAAHWIHKGFSALEQRLATQSGNYCFDFAVSLADVCLVPQAYNAKRFGINLETYPQIHKVVSNCEQLEAFVAARPENQPDAPPGS, from the coding sequence ATGGCGTTAAAACTGTATGGATACTGGCGTTCTACTGCCAGTTACCGGGTTCGCATTGCCCTGAACCTGAAACAGCTTGAGTATGAATATGTGCCCATTCACCTTGTGAACCAGGGCGGCGAGCAGCATCAACAGCACTATTTGCAGCTCAACCCTGCCGCGCTGGTACCCACTTTGGCGGACGATGATGAGGACATCATCTTAAATCAATCTCTTAGCATTATTGAATATCTTGACGAGCGATATGATCAGGGCACCAGGTTGTTGCCTTGCCATACGCTGGAAAAGGCCAGGGTGCGGGCATTAGCGCAGGACATTGCCTGTGATATTCAGCCGTTAGGGAATTTGCGGGTTATGCAGGCACTGGAAACGCAGTTTGGGGTGGCGAAACCCGAGCAGCTAAAGTGGGCCGCCCACTGGATCCATAAAGGCTTTAGTGCGCTGGAGCAACGCCTGGCCACTCAGTCCGGCAACTACTGTTTTGATTTTGCCGTCTCGCTGGCGGATGTGTGTCTGGTCCCGCAGGCTTACAACGCTAAACGCTTTGGTATCAATCTGGAAACCTATCCACAAATTCATAAAGTGGTCAGCAATTGCGAACAACTTGAGGCCTTTGTGGCGGCACGGCCTGAAAATCAGCCCGACGCGCCGCCCGGGTCGTAA
- a CDS encoding fumarylacetoacetate hydrolase family protein yields MKLATYKNDTRDGQLMLVSRDLAVTCAVPDIAATMQHLLDNWHQLEGPLRQRYEALNDRQTDHEEFVQSRCESPLPRAYQWADGSAYVNHVELVRKARGAEMPESFWSDPLMYQGGSDDFIGPCDDILLPSDEWGVDFEGEVAVVTDDVPMQCSAADAASRIRLIMLVNDVSLRGLIPGELAKGFGFFQSKPASSFSPVAVTPDELGDAWHDNKVHLPLRSTYNGQLFGKPEAGEDMTFDFGQLISHAAKSRNLGAGAIIGSGTVSNKQGTEHGSAVEDGGLGYSCLAEVRMIETIRDGKPKTPFMQFGDKIKIEMLDTAGNNIFGTIEQQLKPHKK; encoded by the coding sequence ATGAAGTTAGCAACCTATAAAAATGATACCCGCGACGGCCAGCTAATGCTGGTTTCCCGGGATTTAGCGGTAACCTGCGCGGTACCGGATATCGCCGCCACCATGCAACATTTGCTGGATAACTGGCATCAGCTTGAAGGACCACTTCGCCAGCGCTACGAAGCCTTAAATGATCGTCAAACCGATCATGAAGAGTTTGTTCAAAGCCGGTGTGAATCGCCGCTGCCCAGAGCGTATCAATGGGCCGATGGCAGTGCTTATGTAAACCATGTGGAACTGGTGCGCAAAGCCCGGGGCGCGGAAATGCCAGAAAGCTTCTGGAGCGATCCCCTGATGTATCAGGGCGGCAGTGACGACTTTATCGGCCCCTGTGACGATATCTTATTGCCCAGTGATGAGTGGGGTGTGGATTTTGAAGGCGAGGTGGCAGTGGTCACTGATGATGTGCCTATGCAATGTTCTGCAGCAGACGCCGCCAGCCGCATTCGATTAATTATGCTGGTGAATGACGTGTCTTTACGTGGCTTGATCCCAGGAGAACTAGCCAAAGGGTTTGGTTTTTTCCAGTCAAAACCCGCCTCCAGCTTTTCACCGGTGGCGGTGACACCCGATGAGCTTGGTGATGCCTGGCATGACAACAAAGTACACCTGCCGTTGCGCTCTACTTATAATGGTCAGTTGTTCGGTAAGCCTGAAGCCGGCGAGGATATGACCTTTGATTTTGGCCAGTTGATTAGCCATGCTGCCAAAAGCCGTAATCTTGGTGCCGGAGCCATCATTGGCTCAGGAACGGTCTCCAATAAACAGGGCACCGAACATGGTTCAGCAGTAGAAGATGGCGGGTTGGGTTATTCGTGTCTGGCCGAGGTGCGCATGATCGAAACCATCCGTGATGGCAAACCCAAAACCCCGTTCATGCAATTTGGTGACAAAATCAAAATTGAGATGCTGGATACCGCCGGCAACAATATTTTTGGCACCATTGAACAGCAACTTAAACCGCACAAAAAATAA
- a CDS encoding homogentisate 1,2-dioxygenase has product MRNWVRFPTAQGTHSRQAHADFPEEGIYERELGRNGFFGPATHMHHKHAPTGWTEWEGPLRPRAFDLNQLASTDHKPDCDSPFNAPLILSNAHCQYRLWHCNKAMTKLARNADGDELLFIHEGEGELFCDYGHLHVRDGDYVVIPRSTMWRLVPSTAMQVLMIEATNDAYQLPEKGMVGGHAIFDPAVLDTPQINDVFLDQQDENRWQVEVKRHQQCSLITYPYNPLDAIGWHGDLSVVRLNWRDIRPLMSHRYHLPPSAHTTFVAARFVVCTFVPRPIESDPGALKVPFYHNNDDYDEVLFYHAGDFFSRDNIEKGMVTFHPAGFTHGPHPKAFAAGRAHKKTFTDEVAVMLDTRDALTAGPAAYAVENPEYVYSWREK; this is encoded by the coding sequence ATGCGTAACTGGGTTCGGTTTCCTACCGCGCAGGGCACCCATTCACGCCAGGCCCATGCTGATTTTCCCGAAGAGGGCATTTATGAGCGTGAGCTTGGCCGCAATGGCTTTTTCGGCCCTGCCACACACATGCACCATAAACACGCCCCTACCGGGTGGACCGAGTGGGAAGGACCGTTGCGGCCCCGGGCATTTGATCTGAATCAATTAGCGAGTACCGATCATAAACCGGATTGTGACAGCCCGTTCAATGCGCCGCTTATCCTGAGCAATGCCCATTGCCAGTACCGGTTGTGGCATTGCAACAAAGCGATGACAAAACTGGCCCGCAACGCCGACGGCGATGAATTATTGTTTATCCACGAAGGGGAAGGTGAGCTTTTCTGTGACTACGGCCATCTGCATGTACGCGATGGCGACTATGTGGTCATTCCCCGTTCTACCATGTGGCGTCTGGTACCGTCGACAGCGATGCAGGTGCTGATGATTGAAGCCACCAATGATGCCTACCAGTTACCGGAAAAAGGGATGGTGGGAGGTCATGCTATCTTCGACCCTGCGGTGCTTGATACCCCCCAAATCAACGATGTTTTTCTGGACCAGCAGGATGAAAACCGCTGGCAGGTAGAAGTTAAGCGCCATCAGCAATGTTCGTTGATTACCTATCCGTACAATCCGTTGGATGCCATCGGCTGGCACGGCGACCTGTCTGTGGTAAGACTGAACTGGCGGGATATCCGGCCATTGATGAGTCATCGCTATCATTTACCGCCTTCTGCGCATACCACCTTTGTGGCGGCCCGTTTTGTGGTCTGTACCTTTGTGCCCCGACCGATAGAATCGGACCCCGGCGCGCTGAAAGTCCCGTTTTATCATAACAACGATGATTATGATGAAGTGCTGTTTTATCACGCCGGTGACTTTTTTAGTCGCGATAACATCGAAAAAGGCATGGTCACGTTTCATCCAGCCGGGTTTACCCACGGCCCGCACCCAAAAGCCTTTGCGGCCGGCCGGGCCCATAAAAAAACCTTTACCGATGAAGTCGCGGTAATGCTGGACACCCGTGATGCGCTTACCGCAGGCCCGGCCGCTTACGCGGTTGAAAACCCGGAATATGTTTATAGCTGGCGCGAAAAATAG
- the hppD gene encoding 4-hydroxyphenylpyruvate dioxygenase, whose product MSQEQAKTDFSYNPLGTDGFEFVEYTAADKAGIDALKQLFSSLGFAEVAKHKSKEVWLYKQNDINFIVNAEPTSQAAEFARLRGPSVCGMAFRVQDAAKALNHALENGAKRFTGNLGPMELNIPAVYGIGESTLYFVDRYQDGNIYEVDFHFYDDASERMGKANAGLTVVDHLTHNVRRGNMAVWANFYERLGNFREIRYFDIEGKLTGLVSKAMTSPCGKIRIPINESSDDKSQIEEFIREYNGEGIQHIAMTSDDIYQTVADLKQRGMKFMHTPDTYYEAVNDRVEGHTEDLEKLQDLKILIDGAPMKDGILLQIFTDTVIGPVFFEIIQRKGNEGFGEGNFKALFESIEEDQIRRGVITQEQQDA is encoded by the coding sequence ATGTCTCAGGAACAGGCTAAAACTGATTTTTCTTACAACCCATTGGGTACCGACGGCTTCGAGTTTGTGGAATACACCGCCGCCGATAAGGCTGGTATTGATGCATTAAAGCAGCTGTTCTCCTCCTTAGGCTTTGCCGAGGTAGCCAAACACAAATCCAAAGAGGTTTGGCTGTACAAGCAAAACGATATTAATTTTATCGTGAATGCAGAGCCGACTTCGCAGGCTGCTGAGTTTGCGCGGCTACGGGGCCCGAGTGTTTGCGGGATGGCCTTTAGAGTGCAAGACGCTGCCAAGGCCTTAAACCATGCCCTGGAAAATGGGGCGAAGCGATTTACCGGTAACTTAGGTCCCATGGAGCTTAATATCCCGGCGGTTTACGGTATTGGTGAAAGTACCCTGTATTTTGTCGATCGTTATCAGGACGGCAATATCTATGAAGTGGACTTTCACTTTTATGATGATGCGTCTGAGCGTATGGGCAAAGCGAATGCGGGTCTGACGGTGGTGGATCATCTGACGCACAATGTGCGTCGCGGTAATATGGCCGTGTGGGCCAACTTTTACGAACGTCTGGGTAATTTCAGAGAAATCCGCTATTTCGACATTGAAGGCAAACTTACCGGGTTGGTCAGTAAAGCCATGACATCTCCGTGTGGCAAGATTCGTATCCCTATCAATGAATCGTCTGACGATAAATCACAAATCGAAGAATTTATTCGCGAATACAATGGCGAAGGCATTCAGCATATCGCGATGACGTCAGATGATATTTACCAGACCGTGGCGGATTTGAAGCAACGTGGCATGAAGTTTATGCACACGCCGGACACTTACTACGAAGCCGTCAATGATCGGGTAGAAGGACACACAGAAGATTTGGAAAAGCTGCAGGATTTGAAGATACTGATTGATGGCGCGCCCATGAAAGACGGTATTTTGCTGCAAATTTTCACTGATACCGTCATCGGTCCGGTGTTTTTTGAAATTATTCAGCGAAAAGGCAACGAAGGTTTTGGTGAAGGCAACTTCAAGGCATTGTTTGAGTCCATTGAAGAAGACCAAATCCGTCGTGGCGTAATCACCCAAGAGCAGCAAGATGCGTAA
- the tyrR gene encoding transcriptional regulator TyrR, with amino-acid sequence MRLEICCQDRLGIAQDVLDILVAHEIDLRGIEIDVGGKIFLNFPNIEFADFQHLMPKIRRIEGIDDVKTTPFMPAERERNQLSAILQTLPDPVFSIDTRGHILMCNEAVTSGLELSLAEVKHTEVEEWVTGFNFQRWIEADDIRPQSIKVQFIQQDYLADVLPIHVPDGEDGTIIAGAVVLLKSEMRLGQQFTAFHQSDPDSFDHFITHSPAMTKTVREARKIADLDAPILIFGETGTGKEMIAKACHQASRRNEGAFLALNCASLPDSVAETELFGYAAGAFNQPEGKAGLLELAAGGTLLLDEIADMSTQLQAKLLRVMEHGEFRRVGDDNPVCIDVRFICTTCRDLGQLVEEGQFRKELYYRLNVLSLVMPSLKERKPDIVPLAEAFIVQHSSKLGRRPAKLSKSCVEFLQQYPWPGNVRQLQNALFRALSLLDGKEITKEDIQLPSCAPSMTYIDENFEGTLDEEVKKFERDLLRRLYPSYPSTRQLAKKLGLSHTAIANKLRDYGINKATVKF; translated from the coding sequence ATGCGTTTAGAAATATGCTGTCAGGACCGACTGGGAATTGCTCAGGACGTGCTGGATATCCTGGTCGCCCATGAAATCGATTTACGCGGTATTGAAATTGATGTGGGCGGCAAGATTTTTCTTAATTTTCCCAATATTGAATTCGCTGACTTTCAACATCTGATGCCAAAAATTCGTCGGATTGAAGGCATCGACGATGTTAAAACCACCCCTTTCATGCCGGCCGAGCGAGAGCGCAACCAGCTTTCGGCTATTTTACAAACTCTGCCTGATCCGGTGTTTTCGATTGATACCCGTGGCCACATTCTCATGTGTAACGAGGCGGTAACCAGTGGCCTGGAGCTGAGCCTGGCTGAGGTAAAACATACTGAGGTTGAAGAGTGGGTGACCGGCTTTAACTTTCAGCGCTGGATTGAAGCCGATGATATTCGACCGCAATCTATCAAGGTGCAGTTTATCCAGCAGGATTATCTGGCAGATGTATTGCCTATCCATGTCCCTGATGGCGAAGACGGCACGATCATCGCCGGGGCGGTGGTATTGCTTAAATCGGAAATGCGGCTGGGTCAGCAGTTTACGGCTTTCCATCAAAGCGACCCGGACAGTTTTGATCATTTCATTACCCATTCTCCGGCAATGACAAAAACGGTACGCGAAGCCCGCAAAATTGCGGACCTGGATGCGCCGATTCTGATCTTTGGTGAAACCGGTACCGGCAAGGAAATGATTGCCAAAGCTTGTCACCAGGCCAGTCGTCGAAATGAGGGAGCGTTTTTGGCGTTAAACTGCGCATCGTTACCAGACAGTGTGGCCGAAACCGAACTGTTTGGTTATGCCGCGGGGGCGTTCAATCAGCCCGAAGGCAAAGCCGGTTTGTTAGAGCTGGCGGCAGGTGGCACCTTACTGCTGGATGAAATTGCCGATATGTCGACCCAGCTGCAGGCCAAATTACTGCGGGTTATGGAGCATGGTGAATTCCGCCGGGTAGGGGATGACAACCCGGTGTGTATTGATGTGCGCTTTATCTGCACCACCTGCCGGGATCTGGGACAACTGGTAGAAGAAGGACAGTTTCGTAAAGAGTTGTACTACCGACTAAATGTGCTGAGTCTGGTCATGCCGTCTTTAAAAGAGCGCAAGCCGGATATTGTGCCACTGGCAGAAGCTTTTATTGTTCAGCATAGCTCGAAGCTGGGCCGGCGGCCGGCCAAGCTCAGTAAATCCTGTGTGGAGTTTTTACAGCAATATCCATGGCCGGGTAATGTCAGACAGTTGCAAAATGCCTTGTTCCGGGCCTTGTCTCTGCTCGATGGCAAAGAAATCACAAAAGAAGATATCCAGCTGCCCAGTTGTGCCCCCAGCATGACCTACATCGATGAAAACTTTGAAGGCACGCTGGATGAGGAAGTGAAAAAATTTGAGCGGGATTTGTTGCGGCGTCTTTATCCTTCTTATCCCAGTACCCGCCAGTTGGCTAAAAAACTGGGCCTGAGTCATACCGCGATTGCCAATAAGTTACGGGACTATGGCATCAATAAAGCCACTGTAAAGTTTTAA
- the phhA gene encoding phenylalanine 4-monooxygenase: protein MAKSTGYKSRESDAQGYIQWSDEENQIWSELYERQAGLIQGRACQQYHDGLEYIGLSAHEIPQLPDLNKRLQQATGWKTAEVPALINFSEFFRLLANKEFPVATFIRTREEFDYLQEPDIFHEVYGHCPLLTNPAFAHFTHTYGKLGLNASKEDRVYLARLYWFTVEFGLVNTQEGLRIYGGGILSSPGETVYSLESDKPVRAPLDPVDALRTPYRIDIMQPLYYILPEFDDLFTLAEQDIMALVEKAKTMGLFEPRFPPKDKQASGQN, encoded by the coding sequence ATGGCAAAGTCAACTGGCTACAAGTCAAGAGAATCTGACGCTCAGGGCTATATACAGTGGAGCGATGAGGAAAATCAGATTTGGTCTGAGCTCTATGAACGTCAGGCGGGACTTATTCAGGGACGGGCCTGCCAGCAATACCATGATGGTCTGGAATACATCGGGCTGAGTGCGCATGAAATCCCGCAGTTACCCGATCTGAATAAGCGCTTGCAACAGGCAACGGGTTGGAAAACTGCCGAAGTACCGGCACTGATTAATTTTTCTGAATTTTTCCGGTTGCTGGCCAATAAAGAGTTTCCGGTCGCCACCTTCATCCGCACCCGGGAAGAATTTGACTATCTACAGGAGCCGGATATTTTTCACGAGGTGTATGGGCACTGCCCGTTACTGACCAACCCGGCTTTTGCCCACTTTACTCATACCTACGGCAAGCTGGGGCTTAATGCCAGTAAGGAAGATCGGGTCTATCTGGCGCGTTTGTACTGGTTCACGGTGGAGTTTGGTTTGGTCAATACCCAGGAGGGCCTGCGTATTTATGGTGGCGGTATTCTGTCTTCACCGGGAGAAACGGTGTACTCGCTGGAAAGTGATAAACCGGTACGTGCACCCCTGGACCCGGTGGACGCCCTGCGCACACCTTATCGCATAGATATTATGCAGCCGCTGTATTATATTTTGCCCGAATTTGACGATCTGTTTACGCTGGCTGAGCAGGACATTATGGCGCTGGTGGAAAAAGCAAAAACCATGGGCTTATTCGAGCCGCGCTTTCCTCCGAAAGACAAGCAGGCTAGCGGACAGAACTAA
- the pspC gene encoding envelope stress response membrane protein PspC: MKVNRQLYRDTEHGQIAGVCAGIANFFGLERWLVRILVVTAFFLLAGPFIFVGYIACWFILEKKPKHLDAEPIYSNGQTSGKGWRNSQSQNESSDHDSSVEVKTKVWQAGQPPGQVLTRLTERFSDNEQRLRKMEKHVTSREFLLNREINRL, from the coding sequence ATGAAGGTAAATCGTCAACTCTATCGCGATACCGAGCATGGCCAGATTGCTGGCGTATGTGCCGGGATAGCCAACTTTTTTGGTTTAGAGCGTTGGCTGGTTCGCATCCTGGTGGTTACGGCCTTTTTTCTGTTGGCAGGGCCGTTCATTTTTGTAGGTTACATTGCCTGCTGGTTTATCCTGGAGAAAAAACCCAAGCATCTGGATGCTGAGCCGATTTATAGCAACGGCCAAACCTCGGGGAAGGGCTGGCGCAATAGTCAAAGCCAGAATGAAAGTAGTGACCACGACAGCAGTGTGGAAGTGAAAACCAAGGTCTGGCAGGCTGGGCAGCCGCCCGGTCAGGTGCTGACCCGCTTAACCGAACGTTTTAGCGACAATGAACAGCGATTACGGAAAATGGAAAAACACGTAACCTCCCGTGAGTTTTTGCTGAATCGTGAGATTAATCGCCTGTAA
- the pspB gene encoding envelope stress response membrane protein PspB, giving the protein MDEAILGLLITPIILFMILVAPIWLILHYRSKKNINQGLSQEEHAALEELVKKADTMAERIKTLEAILDSEAPEWRNRA; this is encoded by the coding sequence ATGGATGAAGCAATTCTAGGACTGTTAATTACGCCTATCATCCTGTTCATGATTTTGGTGGCACCGATTTGGCTTATTTTGCATTATCGCAGTAAAAAGAATATCAATCAGGGGCTTAGTCAGGAAGAGCATGCGGCATTGGAAGAGCTGGTGAAAAAAGCGGACACCATGGCTGAACGCATCAAAACCCTTGAAGCCATCCTGGACAGTGAGGCTCCTGAGTGGAGAAACCGCGCATGA
- the pspA gene encoding phage shock protein PspA, with product MGIFSRFTDIVNSNINAILDKAEDPEKMVRLIIQEMEDTLVEVRSASAKTLASKKEISAQIAKYEADASDWSAKAELALSKEREDLARAALQERKKSAEAAQALSQELHVVDEQISKLQEDIGQLQEKLADAKARQKTILMRQKTASSRLEVKRTLDSSKVDAAMGRFEQYERKIDDLESQVDAYDLGKKTLQDEFADLESDDKIDEELAALKAKIQQNKTAE from the coding sequence ATGGGTATCTTCTCGCGTTTCACCGATATAGTGAACTCAAATATTAATGCAATACTGGATAAAGCAGAAGATCCAGAAAAAATGGTGCGACTGATTATTCAGGAAATGGAAGACACGCTGGTTGAAGTACGTTCGGCATCGGCGAAAACACTGGCCAGTAAAAAAGAGATTTCTGCTCAGATAGCCAAGTATGAAGCAGATGCCAGTGACTGGTCTGCCAAAGCAGAACTGGCACTGAGTAAAGAACGCGAAGACCTGGCGCGGGCTGCGTTGCAGGAGCGTAAAAAGTCGGCCGAAGCAGCTCAGGCGCTTAGCCAGGAACTGCATGTAGTGGATGAGCAGATTAGCAAACTGCAGGAAGATATTGGTCAGTTGCAGGAAAAACTGGCCGACGCTAAAGCACGTCAGAAAACCATCCTGATGCGTCAGAAAACCGCCAGCTCGCGGCTTGAGGTTAAACGTACGCTGGATAGCAGTAAAGTTGATGCGGCGATGGGGCGTTTTGAACAGTATGAGCGTAAAATAGATGATCTGGAGTCGCAGGTTGATGCCTACGATTTAGGCAAAAAGACCCTCCAGGATGAGTTTGCTGATTTAGAGTCTGATGATAAGATTGATGAAGAATTAGCCGCTTTGAAAGCAAAAATTCAACAAAATAAGACAGCCGAATAA
- the pspF gene encoding phage shock protein operon transcriptional activator, giving the protein MSRFRQSDNLLGQANSFLEVLEQISQLAPLNKPVLIIGERGTGKELVAARLHFLSQRWDQNYVKLNCAALNENLLESELFGYEAGAFTGAAKRREGRFEVASNGTLFLDELANTSGLIQEKLLRVIEYGEFERVGGSKTIKTDVRLVAATNEDLPALAAAGEFRADLLDRLAFDVITIPPLRERRDDILMLAEHFAINMARELEMELFSGFTERARRTLLEHAWPGNIRELKNVVERAVYRCNNPHLPVHEIILDPFESPFRPTGRIKTQDRCSAPAPPSVNEADNVTETQAPTPESGPRTANYPIDLKERSQQYEIDMLKQALADSQYNQKKTAEKLSLTYHQLRGYLKKYNLLDSAPETVDA; this is encoded by the coding sequence ATGAGTAGATTTCGCCAATCTGACAATTTACTGGGTCAGGCCAACAGCTTTTTAGAAGTACTGGAACAAATTTCACAGCTGGCACCGCTGAATAAACCCGTACTCATTATCGGAGAACGAGGGACCGGCAAGGAACTGGTTGCCGCGCGGCTGCATTTTTTATCCCAGCGCTGGGATCAAAACTATGTAAAGCTTAACTGTGCAGCGTTGAATGAAAACCTGCTCGAAAGTGAGCTATTTGGCTATGAAGCTGGGGCATTTACCGGCGCCGCCAAGCGTCGGGAGGGCCGCTTCGAAGTCGCCAGCAATGGCACCTTATTTTTAGATGAACTGGCAAATACCTCCGGGCTGATTCAGGAAAAGCTGCTGCGGGTTATCGAGTACGGCGAATTTGAACGGGTGGGTGGCAGCAAAACCATCAAAACCGATGTTCGTCTGGTGGCCGCCACTAATGAAGACTTGCCGGCACTGGCCGCGGCCGGCGAGTTTCGGGCTGATTTGCTGGACCGGCTGGCCTTTGATGTTATAACCATCCCGCCGTTACGTGAACGCCGGGATGATATTTTGATGCTGGCTGAGCATTTTGCCATAAATATGGCCCGCGAGCTGGAGATGGAACTGTTTAGCGGCTTTACCGAAAGAGCGCGCCGAACCTTACTGGAGCATGCCTGGCCGGGTAATATCCGCGAGCTTAAAAATGTGGTGGAACGGGCGGTGTATCGGTGTAATAACCCGCACTTGCCGGTGCACGAGATTATTCTTGACCCCTTTGAGTCGCCCTTCCGGCCTACTGGCCGTATTAAAACCCAGGACCGCTGCTCAGCCCCGGCTCCGCCGTCCGTTAACGAGGCAGACAACGTTACTGAGACTCAGGCACCTACACCAGAGTCTGGGCCGCGCACAGCCAATTATCCTATCGATTTAAAAGAGCGTTCCCAGCAATACGAAATCGACATGCTTAAGCAGGCCCTGGCGGATAGCCAGTACAATCAAAAAAAGACCGCTGAGAAATTATCGCTCACCTATCATCAATTGCGTGGTTATCTTAAGAAATACAATTTGTTAGACTCTGCTCCAGAGACGGTCGATGCCTAG